A region of the Pseudarthrobacter sp. MM222 genome:
GGGCTCTTTGACCCCCTGGTCCGGTTCATCCTGCGCAAGCTTGGCAACGACCCCGCCAAGGTGGTCCTCGGCACCGCCATCCTCGCAGCGGCAGTGTCCCTCGACGGCGACGGCTCCACCACCTTCATCCTCACCACCGCTGCCATGCTGCCGGTCTACCTGCGCCTCAAGATGAGCCCCGTGGTCCTGACCTGCGTGGCGGGCCTCGCCAACGGCACCATGAACATCCTGCCCTGGGGCGGCCCTACCGCCCGTGCAGCAACCGCGCTGAAGCTCGATGTGAACGAAGTCTTCGTTCCCATGATCCCCTCGCTGATCGCCGGCCTCGTGGTCGTCTTCGTCTTCGCCTGGCTCCTGGGCCTGCAGGAACGCAACCGGCTCCGCGCCGTCGCCCCGGAGATCTGGGCCGACGGCGCCGGATTCGACGGCGGCGCCGGCGGCACCGGCGGCCGGCGCAAGGCCGACCGTCCCGGCGGCGGAACCCCGGCCGGCAGCGGTTCGATTGCTGTCCTGGAACGCACTGAAGAGCTCGTGGACGACCGCGATTCCGCCATGGCGGACACCGCACTGGACCCCAACCGCGCTACGCTGCGTCCCAAGCTGTTCTGGTTCAACCTCGGCCTGACGGTGGCCGTCATGGTGACGCTCGTAGCCAACGTTATTCCGCTGCCATTCGTCTTCATGGTGGGTTCCGCGATCGCCCTGCTGGTCAACTTCCCGAAGGTCAAAGACCAGGGGGCCCAGCTGATCGCCCACGCACCCTCGATCGTCGCCGTCGTCAGCATGGTCATGGCCGCCGCCGTCCTGACGGGCGTCCTGAACGGCACCGGCATGGTCAAGGCAATGTCGGAGTGGCTCGTGGCGATCATTCCCGCCGACATGGGCCCGTTCATGGCCATCATCACCGGCGTACTGAGCATCCCGATGACCTTCTTCATGAGCAACGACGCCTTCTACTTCGGCGTCCTCCCGGTCCTCAGCGAAACCGCGGCCCACTACGGCGTCAGCGCCGCCGACATGGCACGCGCCTCCATCACCGGCCAGCCTTTCCACCTGCAGAGCCCCCTGGTCCCGGCCATCCTGCTCCTGGTCTCCCTCGCCAAGGTGGACCTCGGCGACCACCACAAGAAGGTC
Encoded here:
- a CDS encoding CitMHS family transporter; amino-acid sequence: MLVLLGFAMIAVFMVLIMTKKLTPVLALIIVPTVFGLFAGAGLGIGPMVMDSMKSMTSTAALLMFAIIYFGLMIDVGLFDPLVRFILRKLGNDPAKVVLGTAILAAAVSLDGDGSTTFILTTAAMLPVYLRLKMSPVVLTCVAGLANGTMNILPWGGPTARAATALKLDVNEVFVPMIPSLIAGLVVVFVFAWLLGLQERNRLRAVAPEIWADGAGFDGGAGGTGGRRKADRPGGGTPAGSGSIAVLERTEELVDDRDSAMADTALDPNRATLRPKLFWFNLGLTVAVMVTLVANVIPLPFVFMVGSAIALLVNFPKVKDQGAQLIAHAPSIVAVVSMVMAAAVLTGVLNGTGMVKAMSEWLVAIIPADMGPFMAIITGVLSIPMTFFMSNDAFYFGVLPVLSETAAHYGVSAADMARASITGQPFHLQSPLVPAILLLVSLAKVDLGDHHKKVLWRTAVISLVMLATGVLTGAIGIG